The following proteins come from a genomic window of Kitasatospora sp. NBC_01246:
- a CDS encoding TetR/AcrR family transcriptional regulator, with protein sequence MAGRPRGVDDVVILRATAEVIGRVGPAGLTLAAVAREVGLVPGTLVQRFGSKHGLLVALAEQSVKDADALHGRVREAHPSVLGALAALVVESMAPMATPESFANHLAFLCTDLTDPQLYEPALAAHRAQERVIRALLAEAVAAGELRAGTDVAAVAGSVQAVTAGVGLVWALDRRGTLAQRLRRELDALLAPHHPPRHRHDLEEA encoded by the coding sequence ATGGCCGGACGTCCCCGAGGCGTGGACGACGTGGTGATCCTGCGCGCGACGGCCGAGGTGATCGGCCGGGTGGGCCCCGCCGGGCTGACGCTGGCCGCCGTGGCCCGCGAGGTCGGGCTGGTGCCCGGCACCCTCGTGCAGCGGTTCGGCTCCAAGCACGGCCTGCTGGTGGCGCTCGCCGAGCAGTCCGTCAAGGACGCGGACGCGTTGCACGGCCGGGTGCGGGAGGCGCACCCATCGGTCCTCGGGGCGCTGGCCGCGCTGGTCGTCGAGTCGATGGCTCCGATGGCCACGCCGGAGAGCTTCGCCAACCACCTGGCTTTCCTGTGCACGGATCTCACGGACCCGCAGCTCTACGAGCCCGCCCTGGCCGCCCACCGGGCCCAGGAACGGGTGATCCGGGCACTGCTGGCGGAGGCCGTCGCCGCCGGCGAACTCCGGGCCGGGACGGACGTCGCGGCGGTGGCCGGGTCCGTCCAGGCGGTCACCGCCGGCGTGGGCCTCGTCTGGGCGCTCGACCGCCGGGGCACCCTCGCGCAGCGGCTGCGCCGGGAGCTCGACGCCCTCCTGGCCCCGCACCACCCACCCCGGCACCGCCACGACCTGGAGGAAGCATGA
- a CDS encoding DUF2071 domain-containing protein, with protein MRHLLQRHPFPMRTHFAHSLVLTYALPPHLLVPLVPPGLALDTYTDPTGTEHGFVAAAVVDTRALRPAGLPARLGRDFILTGYRIFTRFPTPGGRTMRGLRILRSDTDNRLMAAGGNLFSRYHYRSARIGARVLGDTLEFKVLSTDGRADLHVRADLASSPALLPPGSPFADARAARRFAGPLPYTFEYEPETRSMIVVKATRTHWDPVPVAVEVPRLTFFDHGPFTGSRPVLANAFHVADVDYGWEAGHRRALDGARR; from the coding sequence GTGCGACACCTGCTCCAACGCCACCCCTTCCCGATGCGCACCCACTTCGCGCACTCCCTCGTCCTCACCTACGCCCTCCCGCCGCACCTCCTCGTGCCCCTCGTGCCGCCCGGCCTCGCCCTCGACACCTACACCGACCCCACCGGCACCGAACACGGCTTCGTCGCCGCCGCCGTCGTCGACACCCGCGCGCTGCGCCCGGCCGGCCTGCCCGCCCGCCTCGGCCGCGACTTCATCCTCACCGGCTACCGGATCTTCACCCGGTTCCCCACCCCGGGCGGGCGCACCATGCGCGGACTGCGGATCCTGCGCTCCGACACCGACAACCGGCTGATGGCCGCCGGCGGCAACCTCTTCTCCCGCTACCACTACCGTTCCGCCAGGATCGGCGCCCGGGTACTCGGCGACACCCTGGAGTTCAAGGTCCTCAGCACCGACGGCCGCGCCGACCTGCATGTGCGCGCCGACCTCGCGAGCAGCCCCGCACTCCTACCGCCCGGCAGTCCGTTCGCCGACGCCCGGGCCGCGCGCCGGTTCGCCGGACCGCTGCCCTACACCTTCGAGTACGAGCCGGAAACCCGCTCCATGATCGTCGTCAAGGCCACCCGCACCCACTGGGACCCCGTCCCGGTGGCGGTCGAGGTCCCCCGGCTGACCTTCTTCGACCACGGCCCCTTCACCGGCAGCCGCCCCGTCCTCGCCAACGCCTTCCACGTCGCCGACGTCGACTACGGCTGGGAGGCCGGCCACCGCCGTGCCCTCGACGGAGCCCGCCGATGA
- the def gene encoding peptide deformylase, which produces MSVRHERPGPVDRRVRVQGRPVDSYPALSPEAERGSVRRVTEAGEEILHRPCREVTEFGTPELSALIDDMFLTMHVAEGAGLAANQVDVDLRLFVYDCPDDDGIRHVGHILNPVLELPEPGDRRLVDDVEGCLSVPGAAMAVPRTDHAVVRGFDQDGKPLVIEGTGYFARCLQHESDHLDGHTYLDRLSKRDRRDALRQTADRRETVFAQRAARAATFAR; this is translated from the coding sequence ATGTCCGTTCGTCACGAGCGGCCCGGTCCCGTCGACCGGCGGGTCCGGGTCCAGGGCAGACCGGTGGACTCCTACCCGGCGCTGTCACCCGAGGCGGAACGCGGCTCGGTCCGCCGGGTCACGGAGGCGGGCGAGGAGATCCTGCACCGCCCGTGCCGGGAGGTCACCGAGTTCGGCACGCCCGAACTGTCGGCACTGATCGACGACATGTTCCTCACCATGCACGTGGCCGAAGGCGCCGGCCTGGCCGCCAACCAGGTCGACGTCGACCTGCGGCTCTTCGTCTACGACTGCCCGGACGACGACGGGATCCGGCACGTCGGCCACATCCTCAACCCGGTCCTGGAGTTGCCGGAGCCGGGCGACCGCCGACTGGTCGACGACGTGGAGGGCTGCCTCTCCGTGCCCGGTGCCGCCATGGCCGTCCCCCGCACCGACCACGCCGTCGTGCGCGGGTTCGACCAGGACGGCAAGCCGCTCGTCATCGAGGGGACCGGCTACTTCGCCCGGTGCCTGCAGCACGAGAGCGACCACCTCGACGGCCACACGTACCTGGACCGGCTTTCGAAGCGGGACCGCAGGGATGCACTCCGACAGACGGCGGACCGCCGCGAGACCGTCTTCGCCCAACGCGCCGCCAGGGCCGCCACCTTCGCCCGCTGA
- a CDS encoding DoxX-like family protein, which produces MPTPWQTRLSASAVALMWGYEGLWCKIFPGRADQRAIVAGLPLLPGSAVTPLLIIIGLAELALGAWVLSGRRARPAAIVQTLLVVGFNTGGLLFGADRIPEPGRLVVQDIAFLALVWTLPAARRDRIRPIAVAA; this is translated from the coding sequence GTGCCGACTCCTTGGCAGACCCGGCTGAGCGCCTCCGCGGTCGCCCTGATGTGGGGCTACGAGGGCCTCTGGTGCAAGATCTTCCCCGGCCGCGCCGACCAGCGCGCCATCGTGGCGGGCCTGCCGCTCCTGCCCGGGAGCGCCGTGACGCCGCTGCTGATCATCATCGGCCTGGCCGAGCTGGCCCTCGGCGCCTGGGTGCTCAGCGGACGCCGGGCCAGGCCGGCCGCGATCGTCCAGACCCTGCTGGTCGTCGGGTTCAACACCGGCGGCCTGCTGTTCGGCGCCGACCGCATCCCCGAACCGGGCCGCCTCGTCGTCCAGGACATCGCCTTCCTGGCCCTCGTCTGGACCCTCCCCGCCGCCCGGCGCGACCGCATCCGCCCGATCGCGGTCGCCGCATGA
- a CDS encoding XRE family transcriptional regulator, producing MSTTPQPAPDGTPEVTPAASRARWRQVRDHLNRHRFELTRAAAAEHAARQFAPGGRLLAREHWIPEAPVPLERVRLRWQERTPAAPVDGRGPELDATRARRDDGTPYPCYADAVRDLARPKLFEDRSCYRLLAVAPDAAAPTLTFGRGTYFDVINVCEAAAHEYAAAALAAPGRPVPAGGATPLRAALGDPTDLDRRPVMTAVSTLVIRHDRRTGAAEFVLHWRDPAKVASGGGLFQVMPVGMFQASHDAPWNEANDFDLWRAVVRELSEELLGGSEDYGSGAAPLDYDAWPFNRTLTEARAAGTLRVSWLGLGMDPLTFVTDLLTVAVFDAELFDTVFARIVSTNDEGHRVRLDDGTGHAMGIPFTAQQVERLTTGEPMQPAGAELLHLAWLHRKTLLNEPA from the coding sequence GTGTCCACCACCCCGCAGCCGGCGCCGGACGGCACGCCGGAGGTGACCCCGGCCGCGAGCCGGGCCCGCTGGCGGCAGGTGCGCGACCACCTGAACCGCCACCGCTTCGAGCTGACCCGGGCGGCCGCGGCCGAGCACGCCGCCCGGCAGTTCGCTCCGGGCGGGCGGCTGCTGGCGCGCGAGCACTGGATTCCCGAGGCGCCCGTACCCCTGGAGCGGGTGCGGCTCCGGTGGCAGGAGCGGACCCCGGCCGCCCCCGTCGACGGCCGCGGCCCGGAACTGGACGCCACCCGCGCCCGGCGCGACGACGGCACCCCGTACCCCTGCTACGCCGACGCCGTCCGCGACCTGGCCAGGCCGAAACTGTTCGAGGACCGGAGTTGCTACCGGCTCCTGGCGGTGGCGCCGGACGCGGCCGCGCCCACGCTGACCTTCGGCCGCGGCACCTACTTCGACGTCATCAACGTCTGCGAGGCCGCCGCTCACGAGTACGCCGCCGCCGCGCTGGCCGCGCCCGGCCGGCCCGTGCCGGCCGGCGGCGCCACACCGCTGCGGGCCGCCCTCGGTGATCCCACCGATCTCGACCGGCGGCCGGTCATGACCGCCGTGAGCACCCTGGTCATCCGCCACGACCGGCGGACCGGCGCGGCCGAGTTCGTCCTGCACTGGCGCGACCCGGCCAAGGTCGCCAGCGGCGGCGGCCTCTTCCAGGTCATGCCCGTGGGCATGTTCCAGGCCTCCCACGACGCGCCGTGGAACGAGGCCAACGACTTCGACCTGTGGCGCGCGGTCGTGCGCGAGCTCAGCGAGGAACTGCTCGGCGGCAGCGAGGACTACGGCAGCGGCGCGGCCCCTCTCGACTACGACGCGTGGCCGTTCAACCGGACCCTGACCGAGGCCCGCGCGGCCGGCACGCTCCGGGTCTCCTGGCTGGGCCTGGGCATGGACCCGCTCACCTTCGTCACCGACCTGCTGACCGTCGCGGTGTTCGACGCCGAGCTGTTCGACACGGTGTTCGCGCGGATCGTCTCCACCAACGACGAGGGGCACCGCGTACGGCTGGACGACGGCACCGGGCACGCGATGGGGATCCCGTTCACCGCCCAACAGGTCGAGCGCCTCACCACCGGCGAGCCGATGCAGCCGGCGGGTGCGGAACTGCTCCACCTCGCCTGGCTGCACCGGAAGACGCTCCTGAACGAGCCCGCGTGA
- a CDS encoding class I SAM-dependent methyltransferase: MNARPARPAGPARRPSGVREVIRYNWPMYAAGAVTAATGWALARHLPARPAALARAASAGAAALLTTSTLATWHVYDRSELHSYDWLSDLLPDGPGDHLVVCTGLDEASRPVAARYPTARQLVADLYDPALTTEGSIRRARRHAPPAPGTVSARPDALPAATGSLDTVLTVLAAHELRRPADRTALFTEAVRTLRPGGTLLLVEHLRDLANTAAYGPGAWHFQPRATWLRHAAEAGLHPAAERRIATLITAFAFRSPAA; this comes from the coding sequence ATGAACGCCCGGCCCGCCCGGCCCGCCGGGCCCGCGCGGCGCCCCTCGGGTGTCCGCGAGGTGATCCGCTACAACTGGCCGATGTACGCCGCCGGCGCCGTCACCGCCGCCACCGGCTGGGCGCTGGCCCGTCACCTCCCCGCCCGGCCCGCCGCCCTCGCCCGCGCCGCCTCGGCCGGCGCCGCCGCGCTCCTCACCACCAGCACCCTGGCCACCTGGCACGTCTACGACCGCTCCGAACTCCACTCCTACGACTGGCTGTCCGACCTGCTCCCCGACGGCCCGGGCGACCACCTGGTCGTCTGCACCGGACTCGACGAGGCCAGCCGCCCGGTCGCCGCCCGGTACCCCACCGCCCGCCAGCTCGTCGCCGACCTCTACGACCCGGCCCTGACCACCGAGGGCTCGATCCGGCGCGCCCGTCGCCACGCCCCGCCCGCCCCCGGCACCGTCTCCGCCCGCCCCGACGCCCTGCCCGCCGCCACCGGCTCCCTCGACACCGTACTCACCGTCCTCGCCGCCCACGAACTGCGTCGGCCCGCCGACCGCACGGCACTGTTCACCGAGGCCGTCCGCACCCTGCGGCCCGGCGGCACCCTGCTGCTGGTGGAGCACCTGCGCGACCTCGCCAACACCGCCGCCTACGGCCCGGGCGCCTGGCACTTCCAGCCGCGCGCCACCTGGCTGCGGCACGCCGCCGAGGCCGGACTGCACCCGGCCGCCGAACGCCGGATCGCCACACTGATCACCGCCTTCGCCTTCCGGAGTCCCGCCGCATGA
- a CDS encoding winged helix-turn-helix domain-containing protein, with amino-acid sequence MTEEDVKTPPGRSRQAEDRLPAHEVRTALLELLAEVGTVTATEAATLLGHSSGLCSFHLRQLARHGLIEEAPHTGGRARPWRLRQEAPEAGAPPAEEFGDLARGLEDESWRRWLGQRELAPAAWRHDEAFSAVAYLTPEEMSGVAAAVRQALAPYQHREQRPLARPEGARPVALITRLFPLLPDQPGDEDRRG; translated from the coding sequence GTGACTGAAGAAGACGTCAAGACCCCACCCGGTCGGTCCCGGCAGGCCGAGGACCGGCTGCCCGCGCACGAGGTCCGCACGGCGCTGCTGGAGCTGCTCGCCGAAGTCGGCACCGTCACGGCGACCGAGGCGGCGACGCTGCTGGGGCACAGCTCCGGGCTCTGCTCGTTCCACCTGCGGCAGCTCGCCCGGCACGGACTCATCGAGGAAGCGCCGCACACCGGGGGCCGCGCACGGCCCTGGCGTCTGCGGCAGGAGGCTCCGGAGGCCGGTGCTCCCCCGGCGGAGGAATTCGGCGACCTGGCCCGGGGACTGGAGGACGAGAGCTGGCGACGATGGCTCGGCCAACGCGAGCTGGCGCCCGCCGCATGGCGGCACGACGAGGCGTTCAGTGCCGTCGCCTACCTGACGCCCGAGGAGATGAGCGGGGTCGCGGCCGCGGTCCGGCAGGCGCTCGCCCCCTACCAGCACCGCGAACAGCGCCCCTTGGCCCGGCCCGAGGGCGCCCGGCCGGTGGCCCTCATCACCCGGCTGTTCCCCCTGCTCCCCGATCAGCCGGGCGACGAGGACCGGCGGGGCTGA
- a CDS encoding GntR family transcriptional regulator has translation MSQKSWAEPIPPVKSKADLVYGSLHDAIARGDLRPGQRINMDELARNLGVSKIPIREAVKRLEADGLVVSRVHAGVTVAEIDKTEMRGVFLAREAIEGLVARLAAERVTDALLADLDAAQHAMRAALATGAVDRLPEHNSEFHRALARAGGYRVLGELTEQLLLTIRRHRITAPMDLHNWKAVIEEHDTIIAALRSGDPEAAERAARAHIGSQADHEVAEED, from the coding sequence ATGAGTCAGAAGAGCTGGGCTGAGCCGATACCGCCCGTGAAGAGCAAGGCCGACCTCGTCTACGGCAGCCTGCACGACGCCATCGCCCGGGGCGACCTGCGCCCCGGCCAGCGCATTAACATGGACGAGCTGGCCCGCAACCTCGGCGTGAGCAAGATCCCCATCCGCGAGGCCGTCAAGCGCCTGGAGGCCGACGGCCTGGTCGTCTCCCGCGTGCACGCCGGTGTCACCGTCGCCGAGATCGACAAGACCGAGATGCGCGGGGTCTTCCTCGCCCGGGAGGCGATCGAGGGGCTGGTCGCCCGGCTGGCGGCCGAGCGGGTCACCGACGCCCTGCTGGCCGACCTCGACGCAGCCCAGCACGCTATGCGCGCCGCCCTGGCCACCGGGGCGGTCGACCGGCTGCCCGAGCACAACTCCGAGTTCCACCGCGCACTGGCCCGGGCCGGCGGCTACCGCGTCCTCGGCGAGCTCACCGAGCAGCTCCTGCTGACCATCCGCCGGCACCGGATCACCGCCCCGATGGACCTCCACAACTGGAAGGCCGTCATCGAGGAGCACGACACGATCATCGCCGCGCTGCGCAGCGGGGACCCGGAGGCGGCCGAGCGGGCCGCGCGGGCCCACATCGGCTCGCAGGCCGACCACGAGGTGGCCGAGGAGGACTGA
- a CDS encoding SDR family oxidoreductase produces the protein MTNDTRPLAGKVALVAGGTRGGGRGIAVELGAAGATVYVTGRSSTAGRSDLDRPETVEETAERITAAGGVGVPVRTDHSRPEEVRALVDRIAAEQDGRLDVLVNSVWGGDQLTDWTHPLWEQDLDTGLRLLRRAVETHVITSRFALPLMVARRSGLVVEVTDGNTARYRGSFFYDLAKSAVIRLAVAQAAELKAHDVAAVAITPGFLRSEAVLEHFGVTEANWRDGVAQDPNFAHSETPAYLGRAVAALAADPAVMAKTGRALATWGLYREYGFTDADGTRPDFAAHWADSLEAEFGPLGDPL, from the coding sequence ATGACGAACGACACCCGGCCGCTGGCGGGGAAGGTGGCGCTGGTCGCCGGCGGGACCAGGGGCGGCGGACGGGGCATCGCCGTCGAGCTCGGGGCGGCCGGCGCGACGGTGTACGTCACCGGCCGCAGCAGCACGGCCGGGCGCTCCGACCTGGACCGTCCGGAGACCGTCGAGGAGACCGCCGAGCGGATCACCGCCGCCGGCGGCGTCGGAGTCCCCGTCCGCACCGACCACAGCCGCCCAGAGGAGGTCCGCGCCCTGGTCGACCGGATCGCGGCCGAACAGGACGGCCGGCTCGACGTCCTGGTCAACTCCGTATGGGGCGGGGACCAGCTGACGGACTGGACGCACCCGCTGTGGGAGCAGGACCTCGACACCGGCCTCCGGCTGCTGCGGCGGGCGGTGGAGACCCATGTGATCACCAGCCGCTTCGCACTGCCGCTGATGGTCGCGCGCCGGAGCGGTCTGGTCGTGGAGGTCACCGACGGCAACACCGCCCGCTACCGCGGCTCGTTCTTCTACGACCTCGCGAAGTCCGCGGTGATCCGCCTCGCCGTCGCGCAGGCCGCCGAGCTGAAGGCGCACGACGTCGCGGCCGTCGCGATCACGCCGGGCTTCCTGCGCTCGGAGGCCGTGCTGGAGCACTTCGGGGTCACCGAGGCCAACTGGCGCGACGGCGTCGCCCAGGACCCGAACTTCGCCCACTCGGAAACCCCCGCCTACCTGGGACGGGCAGTCGCCGCGCTGGCCGCCGACCCCGCCGTCATGGCCAAGACCGGCCGGGCGCTCGCCACCTGGGGCCTCTACCGGGAGTACGGGTTCACCGACGCCGACGGCACGCGACCGGACTTCGCCGCCCACTGGGCCGACTCCCTGGAGGCGGAGTTCGGGCCGCTGGGAGATCCGCTCTGA
- a CDS encoding DUF3419 family protein — protein sequence MSTATPWTEGRLLSLQTRRPRVLFGRMYEDPAVELGAFPAPGARVLCIASAGDTAAALAAAGHEVTAIDLNPAQLAYARGRLTTGAPATTGSAEHLLAAGRAAAAAVLPAWRPAALERFLRLDDPAAQARHWRHRLDGPGLRLLLAAALRPAGTLATAVRPAFRDVLPHRFDTALRARLARGVARHPNADNPYAWRLLLGRELPGPPVTPAEPAAAPVRLLAGDVLDHLERSPAGHYDAVTLSNVLDGPGPAFTRRLRAAVQHAVRPGGTAVLRSIREPGPAGPGAAAEDRSLLWGVIRVLRL from the coding sequence ATGAGCACCGCCACGCCCTGGACCGAAGGCCGACTGCTCAGCCTCCAGACCCGCCGCCCGCGCGTCCTGTTCGGCCGGATGTACGAGGACCCGGCCGTCGAACTCGGCGCGTTCCCGGCACCGGGCGCCCGCGTGCTCTGCATCGCCTCGGCCGGCGACACCGCCGCCGCACTGGCCGCCGCCGGGCACGAGGTCACCGCCATCGACCTCAACCCCGCCCAGCTCGCCTACGCCCGCGGCCGGCTCACCACCGGCGCGCCCGCGACCACCGGCTCCGCGGAACACCTGCTCGCCGCGGGCCGGGCGGCGGCCGCCGCCGTCCTCCCGGCCTGGCGACCCGCCGCCCTGGAACGCTTCCTGCGCCTGGACGACCCCGCCGCCCAGGCCCGCCACTGGCGCCACCGGCTCGACGGACCCGGCCTGCGCCTGCTGCTCGCCGCCGCCCTGCGCCCCGCCGGCACGCTCGCCACCGCCGTGCGGCCCGCCTTCCGGGACGTCCTGCCCCACCGCTTCGACACCGCCCTGCGGGCCCGGCTGGCCCGCGGGGTCGCCCGCCACCCCAACGCCGACAACCCCTACGCCTGGCGCCTGCTCCTCGGCCGCGAACTGCCCGGGCCGCCCGTCACCCCCGCCGAACCGGCCGCGGCCCCCGTCCGGCTGCTCGCCGGCGACGTCCTCGACCACCTCGAACGCTCCCCCGCCGGCCACTACGACGCCGTCACCCTCTCCAACGTCCTGGACGGCCCCGGCCCGGCCTTCACCCGGCGCCTGCGCGCCGCCGTCCAGCACGCCGTCCGCCCCGGTGGAACCGCCGTCCTGCGCAGCATCCGCGAACCGGGCCCCGCCGGCCCGGGCGCCGCCGCCGAGGACCGCTCCCTGCTCTGGGGCGTCATCCGGGTGCTCCGGCTCTGA